A window of Melospiza melodia melodia isolate bMelMel2 chromosome Z, bMelMel2.pri, whole genome shotgun sequence contains these coding sequences:
- the ATOSB gene encoding atos homolog protein B, protein MRHIHTETPLPPERSTEPSLSRPRGETPLEPSSQCCTHRSILVGYNETEIKRQKVYQVSIFSHLSSSSESTEQRAGTRPAVKRGYPEQRTLEGGRDPKRTHWGDRGVDGGPGQPSLDDDDTFEDGLLVEELSLCGSAQHFSHSGLRVVEHRCEGSPSHSPKASREDKSQDVSFSSSSSSSSSSSSWPQHIACSTLHMRDSCPVSSGDQPIDYGENGELSSGHNVLHLDLHSIAQTTQLDPGGKREKPGSSPAHTSRACGEAEGPAVANGCRESPVPQTVLSPEPSNLSSQEMTPCGSSQLSSTCPAKRKLLPAGEVMADSCSEDESLSPPARKKRVLPCHPVPTACRSTDAKGAPFWNHLLPAAKSSSDCTAVGRRLKSGLRLKSRHLRTSLRRGTRSPTVPWATTTVSHALLGNFEESILKGRFAPSGRIEGFTAEIGASGSYCPQHVTLPVDVTYFDISEHSVPSPFLGVIDLEALGKKGYSVPKAGTIQVTLFNPNKTVVKMFLVTYDFQDMPANHMTFLRHRIFLVPVGEEEGPTVAPSDPLGTSPPRRVLCYLMHLRFHSSKSGKIYLHDDIRLLFSRKSIEVDSGIPYELKSFTEMPRNPCYSPRA, encoded by the exons ATGCGGCACATCCACACAGAGACGCCTCTGCCCCCGGAGCGCAGCACGGAGCCCAGCCTGTCCCGGCCCAGGGGGGAGACACCCTTGGAGCCTTCCTCGCAGTGCTGCACGCACCGCAGCATCCTCGTGGGCTACAATGAGACAGAGATCAAGCGCCAGAAGGTTTACCAGGTGTCCATCTTCTCCCATCTCTCCAGCTCCTCTGAGAGCACGGAGCAGCGGGCAGGCACCCGGCCAGCCGTCAAGAGGGGATACCCCGAGCAGCGAACTCTGGAGGGGGGACGAGATCCCAAACGAACTCACTGGGGTGACAGGGGGGTGGAtggaggccctgggcagccttcccTGGATGATGATGATACTTTTGAAGATGGTCTGCTGGTGGAGGAGCTCTCCCTTTGCGGCTCTGCCCAACACTTCTCCCACAGTGGGCTGCGGGTGGTGGAGCACCGCTGTGAGGGCAGCCCTAGCCACAGCCCCAAGGCCAGCAGAGAGGACAAGTCACAGGatgtctccttctcctcctcctcctcttcctcctcctcctcctcctcctggccccAGCACATTGCTTGCAGTACTTTGCACATGAGAGACAGTTGCCCTGTCTCATCAGGGGATCAGCCCATAGACTATGGAGAGAATGGGGAGCTGTCAAGTGGCCACAATGTGCTTCACCTTGATTTGCACAGTATTGCACAAACAACCCAGTTGGACCCTGGTGGGAAGAGAGAGAAGCCAGGGAGCAGCCCAGCTCACACCAGCAGGGCTTGTGGAGAAGCAGAAGGGCCAGCAGTGGCCAATGGGTGCAGGGAGTCCCCAGTTCCACAGACAGTGCTCAGCCCCGAGCCCAGCAACCTGAGCTCCCAGGAGATGACACCCTGTGGGAgcagccagctcagcagcacctgccCAGCCAAAAGGAAGTTGCTGCCCGCTGGCGAGGTTATGGCTGACTCCTGCTCTGAGGATGAGAGCCTGTCCCCACCAGCAAGGAAGAAGAGGGTCCTGCCATGCCATCCTGTGCCCACAGCCTGCCGCAGCACTGATGCCAAGGGAGCTCCGTTCTGGAATcacctgcttcctgcagccaag AGCTCTTCAGATTGCACTGCGGTCGGGAGGAGGCTGAAGAGTGGGCTGCGTCTCAAATC GCGACATCTCCGGACCAGCCTCCGGAGGGGTACCAGGTCCCCCACAGTGCCCTGGGCCACCACCACTGTCAGCCACGCTCTGCTGGGCAACTTTGAG GAGTCCATCCTGAAGGGGCGCTTTGCACCATCGGGGAGGATCGAGGGTTTCACGGCAGAGATTGGTGCCAGTGGCTCCTACTGTCCCCAGCATGTCACCCTGCCTGTCGACGTCACCTACTTCGACATCTCTGAACACAGCGTGCCCTCGCCTTTCCTG GGAGTGATTGACTTGGAGGCCTTGGGAAAGAAGGGTTACAGTGTCCCCAAAGCTGGAACCATCCAAGTG ACCTTATTTAACCCCAACAAGACTGTGGTGAAGATGTTCTTGGTGACATACGACTTCCAGGACATGCCGGCCAACCACATGACCTTCCTACGCCATCGCATCTTCCTGGTGCCTGTGGGGGAGGAAGAGGGGCCCACAGTGGCCCCCAGTGACCCACTGGGCACCAGCCCACCCCGCAGGGTCCTCTGCTACCTGATGCATCTAAG GTTTCACAGCTCCAAGTCAGGGAAGATCTACCTTCACGACGACATTCGGCTGCTTTTCTCCCGCAAGTCGATCGAGGTGGATTCGGGGATCCCCTACGAACTGAAATCCTTCACAGAGATGCCGCGGAACCCCTGCTACTCACCCCGGGCCTGA